A stretch of Henckelia pumila isolate YLH828 chromosome 4, ASM3356847v2, whole genome shotgun sequence DNA encodes these proteins:
- the LOC140865873 gene encoding fasciclin-like arabinogalactan protein 10, translated as MAAFRRLLLAFSFVSVTMLAAATNITEILDAYPEYSEFNDLLSRTKVADEINSREPVTVCVLPNGGLSSYTGKYPLSVVKSILSLHVLLDYFDGPKLHKISEGSILSTTLYQTTGNSDGKLGFVNITVLRGGKVGFGSGIPGSPLDSSYTKSVKQVPYNVSVIEISQAIAPAGILTAAPAASDVNITGLLVKAGCKNFAALIVSTGVLKVYESAVDNGLTIFAPNDEAFKAADAPDLTTLTNAELVSILQYHALAAYSPIGTLKESKDKILTTLATNGAGKYALGVTTDGDSVSLDTGVDISRIASTVLDSTPLCIFTVDSILLPVELYGKPPSPAPAPAPETSPSPSPAADAPAPESAAAPAPVLSPPAPPNSSPDGAPSEGPTADSQNSTSDNAGGVLEAPALMKMVLTGAVSVFACVLLS; from the coding sequence ATGGCCGCATTCCGCCGTCTCCTCCTCGCCTTCTCCTTCGTCTCTGTGACAATGCTCGCCGCTGCCACCAACATTACCGAAATCCTCGACGCTTACCCTGAATACAGCGAATTCAACGATCTGTTAAGCCGAACAAAAGTGGCCGACGAAATCAACAGCCGCGAACCGGTCACCGTCTGTGTCCTGCCAAACGGCGGACTCTCTTCCTACACCGGAAAATACCCACTCAGCGTCGTTAAGAGCATCCTGTCCCTGCACGTCTTGCTCGACTACTTCGACGGCCCAAAGCTCCACAAAATCTCCGAAGGTTCCATACTCTCCACCACACTCTACCAAACCACCGGAAACTCCGATGGGAAGCTCGGATTTGTCAACATTACCGTTTTGAGAGGTGGGAAAGTCGGGTTCGGATCCGGCATTCCTGGGTCACCTCTCGACTCTTCTTACACCAAGTCAGTCAAACAAGTGCCGTACAACGTGTCGGTGATAGAGATCAGCCAGGCGATTGCTCCGGCCGGTATTCTGACGGCTGCGCCAGCCGCGTCGGACGTCAACATTACGGGTTTACTCGTGAAAGCCGGGTGCAAGAACTTTGCTGCTTTGATTGTTTCTACGGGGGTTTTGAAAGTCTACGAGTCAGCCGTGGACAACGGTCTCACCATTTTCGCGCCGAACGACGAGGCCTTCAAGGCGGCGGATGCGCCAGATCTGACCACACTCACCAATGCTGAGTTGGTTTCCATCTTGCAGTACCACGCCCTTGCCGCCTACTCTCCCATCGGAACTTTGAAAGAATCCAAGGATAAGATATTAACCACTCTCGCAACTAATGGCGCCGGGAAATACGCCCTCGGAGTCACGACTGATGGCGACTCGGTGAGTCTAGACACCGGCGTCGACATTTCCAGAATCGCTTCCACTGTGCTCGACTCGACCCCGCTCTGCATTTTCACCGTCGACAGTATACTTCTTCCCGTGGAGCTCTACGGTAAGCCTCCTTCTCCGGCGCCGGCTCCTGCACCCGAAACTTCTCCATCTCCTTCTCCTGCGGCTGACGCTCCAGCTCCAGAATCCGCCGCGGCTCCCGCGCCAGTACTATCTCCTCCAGCCCCGCCGAATAGCTCGCCTGACGGAGCACCGTCGGAAGGTCCTACCGCCGACTCTCAGAACAGCACTTCCGACAATGCCGGCGGCGTTCTGGAAGCTCCGGCGTTGATGAAAATGGTTCTGACAGGTGCAGTTTCGGTATTTGCGTGTGTTTTGTTGTCTTAA